Proteins from a genomic interval of Papaver somniferum cultivar HN1 chromosome 4, ASM357369v1, whole genome shotgun sequence:
- the LOC113272474 gene encoding BTB/POZ domain-containing protein At2g24240-like, whose protein sequence is MGMQTDKVRFNVGGKIFETSATTLSSARRNSMFGATFDDEWNLQPRQVNEEYFIDRNPNCFSVLLDLLRTGELCVPPRVPDKLFYKEALYYGLLDHVRAARFRELDVNQLRLTSSVRGQASCGSNAIRVSPDGDNIVISACERSGRQDSGIGVFSSSSGNLKHTFQLNHENQVKSFTVGALSFNSDGKMFVVCRGTGINGIGVWDQVTGEETDFFHKTLREPLCNANKIQCFNGSNCLLLFDLLTLNSKKNISVFWILEIKVRFGIIPQ, encoded by the exons ATGGGAATGCAAACTGACAAGGTTAGGTTTAATGTTGGAGGTAAAATCTTTGAAACAAGTGCAACTACTCTTTCAAGTGCACGCAGAAATTCGATGTTTGGAGCTACGTTTGATGATGAATGGAACCTCCAACCAAGACAAGTTAATGAAGAGTATTTTATCGACCGAAACCCGAATTGCTTTTCTGTTCTTCTTGATCTTCTAAGAACTGGTGAGCTTTGTGTCCCTCCTCGCGTACCTGATAAATTATTTTACAAAGAAGCTCTTTATTATGGTCTTCTAGATCATGTTAGAGCGGCAAGGTTTCGCGAATTGGATGTCAACCAATTAAGACTAACGAGTTCGGTTAGGGGTCAAGCTTCTTGCGGTTCTAATGCCATTAGAGTAAGTCCTGATGGCG ATAATATTGTGATCAGTGCTTGCGAAAGATCTGGACGACAAGACTCTGGTATTGGTGTTTTCAGTTCGTCAAGCGGTAATCTAAAGCATACATTTCAGCTAAACCATGAAAATCAGGTGAAGAGCTTTACTGTTGGAGCTTTATCTTTCAACTCTGATGGTAAGATGTTTGTTGTTTGTAGGGGAACAGGTATTAACGGAATTGGAGTTTGGGATCAAGTTACTGGAGAAGAAACGGATTTTTTCCATAAAACACTACGTGAGCCTCTCTGTAATGCAAACAAGATTCAATGCTTCAATGGAAGTAACTGCTTGTTGCTTTTTGATTTGTTAACATTGAAtagtaagaaaaatatatcagtCTTTTGGATTTTAGAGATAAAAGTAAGGTTTGGTATAATACCCCAGTAA